One region of Pirellulales bacterium genomic DNA includes:
- a CDS encoding magnesium chelatase, translated as MTTSTVRPANLHELRESGWVSKTVKREIYDNFMARLVEDEELYPGIVGYENTVIPEINLALIAQHDMLFLGEKGQAKSRLMRSLVRFLDDEIPFIDIPEAPLHDDPFQPISGACKRFLAETPEGRVPIGWWPRSERYAERLAPGTKFADIIGEIDPAKLAGGTSMSAEEALHFGLIPRMHRGIFAMNELPELDELVQVGLFNILEERDVQIRGFPVKFDIDVLILFSANPSTYNRSGKVIPQLKDRIGSVIHTHYPLERDLGIQIMQQEAGIELDGDFPVVVPYFMREIIEEISIVARRSKYVDHQSGVSARFSIANYRTLIASARQRGARLGERPAVPRISDLGHIYSSSLGKLELDMMGSHQMSERQVLDAIVAEAIRNVFELYVDRHGLEEIGHIFGGGVKIEVGDMLPSEAYAQRLERVPPAWDKAFEVNASTDPAVRASCVEFVLAGLYATDRISRSQQRGRIMYEL; from the coding sequence ATGACGACCTCGACTGTCCGTCCTGCCAATTTGCACGAGCTGCGCGAGAGCGGCTGGGTCTCGAAAACCGTCAAGCGCGAAATCTACGACAATTTCATGGCCCGGCTGGTTGAGGATGAAGAGCTTTATCCAGGTATCGTCGGATATGAGAATACTGTGATCCCCGAGATCAATCTGGCCCTGATCGCCCAGCACGACATGCTGTTCTTAGGCGAGAAGGGGCAGGCGAAGAGTCGGTTGATGCGGTCGCTCGTGCGGTTTTTGGACGACGAGATTCCGTTTATCGACATCCCCGAGGCGCCGCTGCACGACGATCCCTTTCAGCCGATCAGCGGTGCGTGTAAACGATTCCTCGCCGAAACGCCGGAAGGCCGGGTGCCGATCGGCTGGTGGCCGCGCAGCGAGCGCTATGCCGAGCGATTAGCGCCGGGCACAAAATTCGCCGACATCATTGGCGAGATCGATCCGGCCAAGTTGGCCGGCGGCACCAGCATGTCAGCCGAAGAAGCTTTGCACTTCGGCCTCATTCCGCGCATGCATCGCGGTATCTTCGCGATGAACGAGCTGCCCGAACTGGACGAACTGGTGCAAGTCGGCCTGTTCAACATCCTGGAAGAGCGCGACGTGCAGATTCGCGGCTTTCCCGTGAAGTTTGATATCGACGTGCTGATCCTTTTTTCGGCGAATCCCTCGACGTATAACCGCAGTGGCAAGGTGATACCGCAGTTGAAGGACCGCATCGGTTCGGTCATTCACACGCACTATCCGCTGGAGCGCGACCTGGGCATCCAGATCATGCAGCAAGAGGCGGGCATCGAACTAGACGGGGATTTTCCCGTCGTTGTGCCGTACTTCATGCGTGAAATCATCGAGGAGATCAGCATTGTCGCCCGCCGCTCAAAATACGTTGATCATCAGTCGGGCGTGAGCGCGCGATTCAGCATCGCCAACTATCGCACCCTGATCGCCAGCGCCCGGCAACGCGGGGCCCGGCTCGGCGAGCGTCCGGCGGTTCCTCGCATCAGCGACCTGGGACACATCTATTCGTCGTCCCTGGGTAAGCTCGAACTGGACATGATGGGGAGCCATCAGATGTCCGAGCGGCAGGTGCTGGATGCCATTGTCGCCGAGGCGATTCGCAATGTGTTCGAGCTGTACGTCGATCGCCACGGCCTGGAAGAAATCGGCCATATCTTTGGTGGCGGCGTAAAGATCGAAGTTGGCGACATGCTCCCTTCGGAAGCGTACGCGCAGCGGCTTGAGCGCGTTCCGCCGGCCTGGGACAAGGCGTTCGAAGTGAATGCCTCGACCGATCCGGCAGTGCGCGCCTCTTGCGTCGAGTTTGTGTTGGCTGGCCTGTACGCCACGGACCGCATCTCGCGCTCGCAACAGCGCGGGCGGATCATGTACGAGCTATAG
- a CDS encoding xanthine dehydrogenase family protein molybdopterin-binding subunit — translation MATDTPPKGKAKEPAATKEAAVKYKVIGTRPVRHDGVDKVTGRAIYGADVQMAGLVHGRVLRSPHPHATIKSIDTSAAEKLPGVLAVVTSHDFPNLKDKMADLGEGMVNLAHLGANCLAHDKVLYKGHAVAAVAATSPHVAEEAIKLIKVDYEPLPAVTWVLDAMRDDAPLCHDNVFTNEMGKIGTKPTNVSVHLHFEKGNVEQGFAEADLVIDREFKTASVHQGYIEPHVSTALWNHDGHITIWTSTQGAFTARAQTAELLQVPVSQVTIVPCEIGGGFGGKITVYLEPVAAILSRKCGRPVKMTMTRADVFEGTGPTPGSFMRVKIGAKKDGRLTAGEAWLAYDAGAYPGGMIGPGCMCVFSCYDFPNARVDGYDVLLNKPKTAAYRAPGATQAAFACESVIDELAEKLQIDPLEFRLQNAVKEGSRRVDGPVYPRIGFIETLEAAKNSDHWRSPLTGPYRGRGIASGFWFNIGLKSSVAANVNSDGTVTLIEGSTDIGGTRTSIAMQLAETLGIRAEDVHPQVADTDSVGYTDVTGGSRTTFATGLAAYHAGLDLREQMAARAAVLWECKPADVKWDDGSFYAAGKSISFKELAGKLNQTGGPIVGRAAVDPEGPSNGFGTHIVDVEVDPDTGKVTILRYTAIQDAGKAIHPSYVEGQLQGGSVQGIGWALNEEYFYDDQGRMRNASYLDYRMPTAFDLPMIDTIIVEVPNPAHPYGVRGVGETPIVAPPAAVANAIYHATGVRHGELPMSPPRVWKAMQEKQ, via the coding sequence ATGGCTACTGATACTCCGCCAAAGGGCAAAGCTAAAGAGCCGGCCGCAACCAAAGAGGCGGCGGTGAAGTATAAAGTTATCGGCACCCGGCCTGTCCGTCATGACGGTGTCGACAAGGTCACCGGCCGCGCCATCTACGGCGCTGACGTGCAGATGGCTGGCCTCGTGCATGGGCGCGTCCTGCGCAGCCCGCATCCGCACGCCACGATCAAATCGATCGACACGAGCGCTGCCGAAAAGCTACCTGGCGTGCTGGCCGTGGTAACGAGCCACGACTTTCCGAATCTCAAGGACAAAATGGCTGACCTTGGCGAAGGCATGGTGAACCTGGCGCACTTGGGCGCCAATTGCCTGGCGCATGACAAGGTTCTGTACAAGGGACACGCCGTCGCGGCTGTTGCCGCCACCAGCCCACACGTCGCCGAAGAGGCGATCAAACTGATCAAGGTTGACTACGAACCGCTGCCGGCAGTGACCTGGGTTTTGGACGCGATGCGGGACGACGCACCACTGTGTCACGATAACGTGTTCACGAACGAGATGGGCAAGATCGGAACGAAACCCACGAATGTCTCGGTTCACCTCCACTTCGAAAAAGGGAACGTCGAGCAAGGTTTCGCCGAGGCCGATCTGGTCATTGATCGCGAGTTCAAGACCGCCAGTGTCCATCAAGGCTACATCGAACCACACGTTTCCACGGCGCTTTGGAACCATGACGGCCACATAACGATTTGGACGTCAACTCAAGGGGCCTTCACGGCGCGGGCTCAGACGGCCGAGTTGTTGCAGGTGCCCGTCTCGCAGGTGACGATCGTGCCGTGTGAAATCGGCGGCGGCTTCGGCGGCAAGATCACGGTCTATCTCGAACCGGTGGCCGCGATCCTCAGCCGGAAATGTGGTCGCCCCGTAAAGATGACCATGACGCGCGCCGACGTTTTCGAAGGAACCGGCCCGACCCCCGGCTCGTTCATGCGCGTCAAGATCGGCGCCAAGAAGGACGGTCGATTGACGGCCGGCGAGGCATGGCTGGCCTACGATGCCGGCGCCTATCCCGGCGGCATGATCGGCCCGGGCTGCATGTGCGTCTTCAGTTGTTACGATTTTCCAAACGCCCGTGTCGATGGCTACGACGTCTTGTTGAACAAGCCGAAGACCGCGGCCTACCGTGCTCCAGGCGCGACGCAAGCGGCGTTTGCCTGCGAGTCGGTCATTGACGAGCTTGCGGAAAAGTTGCAGATCGACCCACTCGAGTTCCGTCTGCAAAACGCTGTCAAGGAAGGTTCGCGCCGCGTCGACGGTCCGGTCTATCCGCGTATTGGCTTCATCGAAACGCTCGAGGCGGCTAAGAACAGCGACCACTGGCGCTCGCCGCTCACCGGCCCCTATCGTGGTCGTGGCATTGCCAGCGGATTCTGGTTCAACATCGGCTTGAAAAGTAGCGTCGCGGCAAACGTCAATTCCGACGGCACCGTGACTCTGATCGAAGGTTCGACCGATATCGGCGGTACGCGTACGAGCATCGCCATGCAGTTGGCCGAGACATTGGGCATCAGGGCCGAGGACGTGCATCCTCAGGTCGCCGACACCGACAGCGTCGGCTATACCGACGTCACCGGCGGCAGCCGCACCACGTTCGCCACCGGACTGGCCGCCTATCATGCCGGGCTCGATCTTCGCGAGCAGATGGCCGCCCGCGCTGCAGTATTGTGGGAATGCAAGCCGGCGGACGTGAAATGGGACGACGGCAGCTTCTACGCCGCCGGCAAATCGATCTCGTTCAAGGAACTAGCCGGCAAGCTCAATCAAACCGGTGGCCCAATCGTTGGTCGTGCCGCGGTCGATCCTGAGGGCCCTTCGAACGGCTTCGGCACCCATATCGTCGACGTCGAGGTCGATCCTGATACGGGCAAGGTCACGATCCTGCGATACACCGCCATTCAGGATGCCGGCAAGGCAATTCATCCCAGTTATGTTGAGGGACAATTGCAGGGAGGAAGCGTGCAGGGAATCGGCTGGGCGCTGAACGAAGAATACTTCTACGACGATCAGGGCCGGATGCGCAACGCCAGCTATCTCGACTATCGTATGCCCACGGCGTTCGACCTGCCGATGATCGATACGATCATCGTCGAGGTGCCCAACCCCGCGCACCCGTATGGCGTGCGCGGCGTCGGCGAAACGCCCATCGTGGCCCCGCCGGCCGCCGTGGCCAACGCAATCTACCATGCGACCGGCGTCCGGCACGGCGAACTGCCCATGTCGCCGCCGCGAGTTTGGAAAGCAATGCAAGAAAAGCAGTAG
- a CDS encoding xanthine dehydrogenase family protein subunit M, with the protein MKEIEYAAAHSVDEAVGLLAARGEKARILAGGTDILVQLREGLRDADLIVDIKKIPELMNLSFSAAQGLHLGASVPCYRIYRDPAVASAYPALADAARIIGGWQIQSRGSIGGNLCNSSPAADSIPALIALDAKCLIAGPDGRRSVPVAEFCTSPGRNVLKRGELLVALEFAAPTKHEGSRYLRFIPRNEMDIAVVGAGAWLRLNAKGDTIEAARLGLAAVAPKPLAAIDVASWLVGKPATAETFTEAGNRARLLAKPISDMRAPAEYRLHIVGVMTARALTGAAERARGVHVGHSPNGKKY; encoded by the coding sequence TTGAAAGAAATAGAATACGCGGCCGCTCACAGCGTGGACGAGGCCGTAGGCCTGCTGGCCGCACGTGGGGAAAAGGCCCGAATCCTGGCCGGCGGGACGGATATCCTGGTCCAGCTTCGTGAGGGACTTCGTGATGCCGACCTGATTGTCGACATCAAGAAAATCCCTGAGTTGATGAACCTCTCGTTCAGCGCGGCGCAGGGCCTGCACCTGGGGGCCAGCGTCCCCTGTTACCGAATCTACCGCGATCCGGCTGTTGCATCCGCTTATCCGGCACTGGCCGACGCCGCACGAATTATTGGCGGCTGGCAGATTCAAAGCCGTGGCTCGATCGGTGGCAACCTGTGCAATTCCTCGCCCGCCGCGGATTCAATCCCAGCGCTAATCGCCCTGGATGCGAAATGTTTAATCGCCGGCCCGGACGGTCGTCGTAGCGTGCCGGTGGCCGAGTTCTGCACCAGCCCGGGCCGCAACGTGCTCAAGCGCGGCGAGCTGCTGGTGGCACTTGAGTTTGCCGCGCCAACGAAGCACGAAGGGTCGCGCTATCTGCGGTTCATTCCTCGCAATGAGATGGATATCGCCGTCGTGGGGGCTGGAGCCTGGCTAAGGCTCAACGCCAAAGGCGACACGATCGAGGCCGCGCGATTAGGACTAGCAGCCGTGGCCCCTAAACCGCTGGCGGCGATTGACGTGGCCTCATGGCTCGTTGGAAAGCCGGCAACGGCCGAAACTTTTACCGAGGCAGGCAACCGCGCCCGCTTGCTCGCCAAGCCGATCAGCGACATGCGTGCTCCGGCCGAATATCGGCTGCACATCGTGGGAGTCATGACCGCCCGCGCGCTCACCGGAGCCGCCGAGCGCGCTCGGGGCGTGCATGTCGGCCACTCGCCCAACGGAAAGAAGTATTAG
- a CDS encoding aldehyde dehydrogenase family protein, translated as MATTTETIKQPKIRQTECFIGGKWQPAKSGKTFETVNPATEQVIANVAEGDAADVDLAVLAARNALENGPWSKMDARDRGRLMYKLADLIEEELHDLAALETLDNGKPIRDSRAADLPLTIDCLRYYAGYADKIHGQTIPVRGNYFTYTRREPVGVVGQIIPWNFPMLMVAWKWGPALAAGCTIVMKPAEQTPLTCLRMAKLAQEAGIPDGVINVVPGYGPTAGASIVKHRGVDKVAFTGEHRTAQIIMTEAAQTLKRLTFELGGKSPNIVFADADLDAAAAGAHMGLYFNQGQCCCAGSRLFVQEKVYDKVVDKIVAMNKTRQVGDPLDPATEQGPQIDQAQFDKIMHYIDLGKKEGADCLTGGKRHGDRGYFIEPTLFGNVNDEMSIAKDEIFGPVLSVLKFKDVEEIIERGNNTFYGLAAAVWTRDIAKAHHIAAKLRAGTVWINCYDVFDTAAPFGGFKMSGMGRELGEKGLDAYTETKTVTVSLT; from the coding sequence ATGGCCACGACAACGGAAACAATCAAGCAGCCAAAAATTCGTCAGACCGAATGTTTCATCGGTGGTAAATGGCAGCCGGCCAAAAGTGGCAAGACGTTCGAAACCGTGAATCCTGCGACCGAGCAGGTGATTGCGAACGTGGCCGAAGGAGACGCGGCCGATGTCGATCTGGCCGTGCTCGCGGCGCGCAACGCGCTCGAAAATGGCCCGTGGAGCAAGATGGACGCCCGCGATCGTGGCCGATTGATGTACAAACTGGCGGATCTGATCGAAGAAGAACTCCACGATCTGGCGGCGCTCGAAACATTGGACAACGGCAAGCCGATTCGCGACTCGCGCGCCGCTGACTTGCCTTTGACGATTGATTGCCTGCGTTATTACGCCGGCTACGCCGACAAAATTCACGGTCAGACGATTCCGGTCCGTGGCAACTACTTCACCTACACGCGGCGCGAGCCGGTGGGAGTTGTCGGACAGATCATCCCATGGAACTTCCCCATGTTGATGGTGGCCTGGAAGTGGGGGCCGGCCTTGGCCGCCGGTTGCACGATTGTGATGAAGCCGGCCGAGCAGACGCCGCTCACTTGCTTGCGGATGGCAAAGCTCGCGCAAGAGGCCGGTATCCCCGATGGTGTGATCAACGTCGTGCCGGGCTATGGACCAACCGCGGGCGCTTCGATCGTCAAGCATCGCGGCGTGGATAAGGTGGCCTTCACTGGTGAGCATCGCACGGCGCAGATCATCATGACCGAGGCCGCCCAAACATTAAAGCGATTGACTTTCGAACTGGGCGGTAAGAGCCCGAACATCGTCTTCGCCGACGCCGATTTGGACGCGGCGGCCGCGGGCGCGCACATGGGCTTGTACTTCAACCAAGGGCAATGCTGCTGTGCCGGCAGCCGACTGTTCGTGCAGGAAAAGGTGTACGACAAGGTGGTCGACAAGATCGTGGCGATGAACAAGACGCGGCAAGTCGGCGATCCGCTCGATCCTGCCACCGAGCAAGGCCCACAGATCGATCAGGCGCAGTTCGACAAGATCATGCACTACATCGATCTGGGCAAGAAAGAAGGGGCCGACTGCCTGACTGGCGGCAAGCGCCATGGCGACCGCGGCTACTTCATCGAGCCGACACTCTTCGGCAACGTCAACGACGAGATGTCGATCGCCAAGGACGAGATCTTTGGCCCCGTGCTATCCGTGCTGAAGTTCAAGGACGTCGAAGAGATTATCGAGCGCGGCAACAATACGTTCTACGGCTTGGCGGCCGCGGTCTGGACGCGCGACATTGCCAAGGCGCATCACATCGCGGCCAAGCTGCGGGCCGGTACGGTGTGGATTAACTGTTACGACGTCTTCGACACGGCCGCTCCGTTCGGCGGCTTCAAGATGTCTGGCATGGGACGCGAACTGGGCGAGAAGGGGCTCGACGCCTATACCGAAACGAAGACGGTTACGGTGAGTTTGACGTAG
- a CDS encoding (2Fe-2S)-binding protein yields the protein MVKKAHVSTTINGEAVEFLCEPRQSLLEVLRDTLELTGSKEGCNNGNCGACTVMLDGVPVNSCLVLAVEAEGAQIGTIEGMADTAHLHPLQQCFLEGAALQCGICTPGFLVAAKALLDRNPRPSEQDIRFELAGNLCRCTGYDKIVRAVQDAAVALQETSR from the coding sequence GTGGTGAAGAAAGCGCACGTCTCGACGACGATTAACGGCGAAGCCGTGGAATTTCTCTGCGAACCGCGACAGAGCCTGCTGGAAGTTCTGCGCGACACGCTGGAACTCACCGGCTCGAAAGAAGGTTGCAATAACGGCAACTGTGGCGCGTGTACCGTCATGCTGGACGGCGTACCAGTCAATAGTTGCCTGGTACTGGCCGTCGAGGCCGAAGGCGCCCAGATCGGTACCATCGAAGGGATGGCCGATACGGCCCATCTGCACCCGTTGCAGCAGTGCTTTTTGGAAGGAGCCGCGTTGCAGTGTGGCATCTGCACGCCCGGTTTTCTCGTCGCAGCCAAAGCACTGCTCGACCGCAATCCGCGCCCCTCGGAACAAGATATTCGCTTCGAATTGGCTGGCAATCTCTGCCGCTGCACGGGCTACGACAAAATCGTTCGCGCCGTGCAGGATGCCGCCGTTGCCTTGCAGGAGACTTCTCGCTGA
- a CDS encoding GNAT family N-acetyltransferase: MSQATTTNGMRRLEPSDFPRAKALLGCAFYDYNLMVYSQPKDHRRLRAVADLYGAMLWDCMCRGQAYATLDFSGITAWLRPGTDIPSFWQQVRSGMLRLLPGFGLRGFRRLIDYDEVGRRMHHQYAHKSHWYLAAIAVDPDHQGRGIGSNLMTPILERADAEGVPCWLDTHQEQNVRLYQRHGFQVAECTAPRGHQIPVYGMVRPPRSRS; this comes from the coding sequence ATGAGCCAAGCGACCACGACCAACGGCATGCGGCGTTTGGAACCGTCCGATTTCCCTCGCGCGAAAGCACTGCTCGGCTGCGCCTTCTACGACTACAACCTGATGGTCTATTCCCAACCGAAAGACCATCGTCGCCTGCGCGCCGTGGCGGATTTGTACGGCGCCATGCTGTGGGATTGCATGTGTCGCGGCCAGGCGTACGCGACGCTCGATTTTTCCGGCATCACGGCCTGGCTACGGCCCGGCACCGATATTCCGAGTTTCTGGCAACAAGTGCGATCAGGCATGTTGCGGCTGCTACCCGGCTTTGGCCTGCGCGGGTTTCGGCGGCTCATCGATTACGACGAAGTTGGCCGCCGCATGCATCATCAGTACGCACACAAATCCCATTGGTATCTGGCGGCGATCGCCGTCGATCCCGATCATCAGGGTCGTGGCATTGGCAGCAACTTGATGACGCCGATCCTGGAGCGGGCCGACGCTGAGGGTGTTCCCTGCTGGCTTGACACGCATCAAGAGCAAAACGTCCGCCTCTACCAGCGGCACGGCTTTCAAGTCGCTGAATGCACGGCGCCGCGCGGCCACCAGATTCCGGTCTATGGCATGGTCCGCCCGCCCCGGTCGCGGTCCTGA
- a CDS encoding DUF1080 domain-containing protein, whose amino-acid sequence MTRCAKKLLPCLLFVGLLGSTVHAAEPVSLFDGKTLAGWEGNTDVFRVQDGAIVGGSLEKPVARNEFLCTTREYGDFELNAKFKVVGKGANAGIQFRSKRIPNHHEVSGYQADLGDGWWGALYDESRRNKILVKSDLTAVNKVLRRDDWNDYRILAVGKRIQLWINGLQTVDYTEPDDGIAQTGLIGVQIHGGPPSEAWYKDITIVEK is encoded by the coding sequence ATGACACGCTGCGCCAAGAAATTGTTGCCGTGCCTGCTGTTCGTGGGCCTGCTAGGCTCAACCGTCCACGCGGCCGAGCCAGTTTCCCTGTTCGACGGCAAGACACTCGCCGGTTGGGAAGGAAACACCGACGTGTTTCGCGTCCAGGACGGTGCGATCGTCGGCGGCAGCCTCGAGAAACCGGTCGCACGAAACGAGTTCCTCTGCACCACCCGTGAGTATGGGGACTTCGAACTGAACGCGAAGTTCAAAGTCGTGGGTAAAGGGGCCAACGCCGGCATCCAATTCCGCAGCAAGCGCATTCCCAACCACCACGAAGTGTCGGGGTATCAGGCCGACCTGGGAGACGGTTGGTGGGGCGCGCTGTACGACGAGTCCCGCCGCAACAAGATTCTCGTAAAATCCGACCTGACAGCGGTGAACAAAGTCCTGCGGCGAGACGACTGGAACGACTATCGCATTCTGGCGGTCGGCAAACGGATTCAACTGTGGATCAACGGTCTGCAAACCGTCGACTACACCGAGCCGGACGACGGCATCGCGCAAACCGGGCTGATCGGCGTCCAAATCCACGGCGGCCCACCGAGTGAAGCCTGGTACAAGGACATCACGATCGTCGAGAAGTGA
- a CDS encoding MoaD/ThiS family protein, which produces MATVFFPPQMRDLTGGVSQMTATGATLRDLLRQLDGECPGLFARVVMGDTIAPGLAVSIDGSMTTRLLTPIRPNSEIHFLPAIGGG; this is translated from the coding sequence ATGGCCACCGTCTTCTTTCCACCTCAGATGCGCGATCTCACAGGCGGCGTCTCGCAAATGACGGCCACAGGCGCGACGTTGCGTGACCTCCTGCGACAGCTCGACGGCGAATGCCCTGGGCTCTTCGCGCGCGTCGTTATGGGGGACACGATCGCCCCGGGTCTGGCCGTGTCAATCGATGGGTCGATGACCACACGATTGTTGACGCCGATCCGTCCGAACAGCGAAATACATTTTCTGCCGGCTATCGGTGGCGGTTAA
- a CDS encoding TfoX/Sxy family protein, with translation MPFSSSLADRVRTVVGRERGITEKKMFGTTCFMLRGNVCVGIWQDSLIARVGKDAYRAALRLPHACEFDFTGRPMTGWIVVAAEGIDTERDLRAWIDRSLEFVGSLAAKTKT, from the coding sequence ATGCCTTTTAGTTCCTCCTTAGCTGATCGAGTGCGAACCGTGGTCGGACGCGAACGGGGCATCACTGAGAAAAAAATGTTCGGCACGACGTGCTTCATGTTGCGAGGCAACGTGTGCGTTGGCATCTGGCAAGATTCGCTGATCGCGCGTGTCGGAAAAGATGCTTATCGTGCGGCACTGCGTCTCCCGCATGCATGCGAGTTCGATTTTACCGGGCGGCCGATGACCGGCTGGATCGTCGTCGCGGCGGAGGGGATCGATACCGAACGAGACTTGCGCGCGTGGATCGACCGCAGTCTCGAGTTTGTCGGTTCGTTGGCAGCTAAGACAAAAACCTAG
- a CDS encoding DinB family protein, producing MSTLLALVDTFKFNRDRTLKTLSTIEAESNPRAVLGWRPGPGRTHIGWQLTHIGITEELFASDRLGLKKPPAFAELFDRFRGGSTPDDDVPAPELIRRILTETRERLLATVNQLDEQRLDEIPEGLLKDRGWSLRTALQVIAWHEPHHQGQAHITHNLYKAAHSK from the coding sequence ATGAGTACGCTGTTAGCGCTCGTTGATACATTCAAATTCAATCGCGATCGTACGTTGAAAACGCTCTCGACGATCGAGGCCGAGTCGAACCCGCGTGCCGTGCTGGGCTGGCGCCCCGGACCTGGCCGGACCCACATCGGCTGGCAGTTGACGCACATCGGCATTACCGAGGAACTGTTCGCCAGCGACCGCCTGGGCCTGAAGAAACCACCTGCGTTCGCCGAGTTGTTTGACCGATTTCGCGGCGGCAGCACGCCTGACGATGATGTGCCTGCGCCGGAGTTGATTCGACGGATTCTTACTGAAACTCGCGAGCGATTGCTGGCAACGGTCAATCAGCTCGACGAACAACGCTTAGACGAAATCCCCGAAGGGCTGTTGAAAGACCGCGGCTGGTCGTTGCGCACGGCGCTGCAAGTCATCGCCTGGCACGAGCCGCACCACCAGGGGCAGGCACATATCACGCACAATCTCTACAAGGCCGCCCACAGCAAGTGA